The Flavobacterium marginilacus genome window below encodes:
- a CDS encoding RagB/SusD family nutrient uptake outer membrane protein — MKKYIYSVAGALLIFVLASCENQLDQVPLSQGTTDNFYQTPNDFIQARNATYSYAFHGASTYGYANRVLNLSETRSDNLYATTTASRDWEGINGFFSSISSNSMVTEAYSTNYSAIYKANQLIEKITEKGDQIFTVPADKASMLAEARFLRAFCYFDLIRWFGKVPLIDKTMTAQEVAKIGRAPIADIYKLIISDLELAIPDLSPSYDAANYGRVSKYGAKALLGLVYMTRSSPTYGIDGAMLGVNEWDKAYQQLNDIKASGLFVFGTDYATIFKTEGIANKENVLTIPYTQSISTSVGGNFMVEVGYEPYFASVGIGSAQGSLEGRPVSTEFLAKFDAADKRKTDGIATSYTVASGTYKGSYTFPVFKKYIDPTRYGTGGREDWGVDFMVIRYTDVLMLMAECTLHGGGGTQADVDAIMNKVRTRAGITANASNTTLDQLFAERRKEFFSEGTRWFDLIRSGNAVTTMNAWRATEDKANRIQTVTNNSLLYPIPLQELLAVPGLYEQNPGYD; from the coding sequence ATGAAAAAATATATTTATTCAGTGGCAGGTGCCTTATTGATATTTGTACTGGCATCCTGCGAAAACCAATTGGATCAGGTTCCATTGTCTCAAGGGACGACAGATAATTTTTATCAGACTCCAAATGATTTTATTCAGGCTCGAAATGCTACTTATTCGTATGCTTTTCACGGGGCATCTACTTATGGGTATGCAAATAGAGTACTGAACTTAAGTGAAACCAGATCAGATAATTTGTATGCTACTACAACTGCTTCTAGAGACTGGGAGGGAATTAATGGTTTTTTTAGTTCTATCAGCTCCAATTCGATGGTGACAGAGGCTTATTCAACGAATTATAGCGCCATATATAAGGCAAATCAATTAATTGAAAAAATTACTGAAAAAGGAGATCAGATTTTTACAGTTCCTGCAGATAAAGCTTCAATGCTTGCTGAAGCACGCTTTCTTAGAGCATTCTGTTATTTTGACCTGATACGCTGGTTTGGTAAAGTGCCATTAATTGATAAAACCATGACAGCGCAGGAAGTGGCCAAAATTGGCAGAGCTCCAATTGCGGATATTTATAAATTAATTATTTCTGATTTAGAACTAGCAATTCCAGATCTCAGTCCGTCTTATGATGCAGCAAATTATGGTCGCGTGTCAAAATATGGTGCTAAAGCATTATTGGGATTGGTTTACATGACCCGTTCAAGTCCAACTTATGGTATTGATGGTGCAATGCTTGGTGTAAATGAATGGGACAAAGCTTATCAGCAGTTAAATGATATTAAAGCAAGCGGATTATTCGTTTTTGGTACTGATTATGCAACGATTTTTAAAACCGAAGGTATTGCCAATAAAGAAAATGTATTGACAATTCCATATACACAAAGTATTTCTACTTCTGTTGGAGGTAACTTTATGGTGGAAGTAGGATATGAGCCTTATTTTGCTTCAGTTGGAATAGGATCGGCACAAGGTTCGTTAGAAGGAAGACCAGTATCAACAGAGTTTTTAGCAAAGTTTGACGCAGCTGATAAAAGAAAAACTGATGGTATCGCAACAAGTTATACTGTAGCATCTGGCACCTATAAAGGAAGCTATACTTTTCCTGTATTCAAAAAGTATATTGATCCTACAAGATATGGAACTGGCGGGCGTGAAGACTGGGGAGTTGATTTCATGGTAATTCGTTATACTGATGTTTTAATGTTAATGGCCGAATGTACGCTCCATGGCGGCGGCGGAACTCAGGCTGATGTGGATGCAATTATGAATAAAGTTAGAACAAGAGCCGGTATTACAGCTAATGCTTCTAATACTACTTTGGATCAGTTATTTGCAGAAAGAAGAAAAGAATTCTTTTCTGAAGGAACAAGATGGTTTGATTTGATTAGATCTGGTAATGCAGTTACCACAATGAATGCGTGGAGAGCGACAGAAGATAAAGCAAACAGAATTCAGACTGTAACAAATAATTCATTGTTATATCCAATACCTTTGCAGGAACTATTGGCTGTTCCAGGATTGTATGAACAAAATCCGGGTTATGATTAA
- a CDS encoding rhamnogalacturonan acetylesterase, which produces MKIIRLMALLYATVLFFNFTQKTETKPTIFIVGDSTVKNGSGKGDGGLWGWGDFIGQFLDTTKVAIQNHALGGTSSRSFQYKGLWEPVFKQLKKGDYVFIQFGHNDNGTINDTTRARGTIKGIGNETEEIDNLLTHKHEIVHTYGWYIRKLVQDAKSKGAIPVVFSPIPRNDWKDGKVLRNNESYGLWAKQIAEQEKAAFIDLNAGMSSALDKIGQEKVMGTYFYERDHTHTSAKGAVLSATVIAGELKKNNSLSKYVLADPKIKLPKKKKIFLIGDSTMANNGNNENAVGWGVAFPKYVDTMRVDVINKARGGRSSRTYEFEGLWKEVREQLQPGNFVIIQFGHNDAGAVDKDKFRGSLKGNGTETQIVNRADSIKETVRSFGSYIETYIKEAKEKGAIPIVMSQTVRNEWPNGKPELRDESYNLWSKTAAENQGADFIDLNVIIAKKYEELGKEKVSAFFPKDHTHTGPEGADFNALTAAESIKNLKKCALRDYIEIPKKKE; this is translated from the coding sequence ATGAAAATTATACGATTAATGGCTTTACTGTATGCTACAGTACTTTTTTTTAATTTCACCCAAAAAACGGAAACCAAACCAACCATTTTTATAGTCGGCGATTCTACTGTAAAAAATGGAAGCGGAAAAGGAGACGGCGGTCTTTGGGGCTGGGGCGATTTTATTGGCCAATTTTTGGATACCACCAAAGTTGCTATTCAAAACCATGCTTTGGGAGGAACCAGCAGCCGAAGTTTTCAGTACAAAGGATTATGGGAACCTGTTTTTAAACAGCTCAAAAAAGGCGATTATGTCTTTATTCAATTTGGACATAATGATAACGGTACCATAAATGATACAACAAGAGCCAGAGGAACGATTAAAGGCATTGGCAACGAAACCGAAGAAATTGACAATCTGTTAACCCACAAACACGAAATCGTTCATACGTATGGCTGGTACATTCGAAAATTAGTACAGGATGCCAAATCAAAAGGAGCCATTCCTGTGGTTTTTTCACCAATTCCAAGAAACGACTGGAAAGACGGAAAAGTTCTCCGCAACAACGAATCGTATGGTTTATGGGCAAAACAAATTGCTGAGCAGGAAAAAGCAGCATTCATTGATCTGAATGCCGGTATGTCTTCAGCATTAGACAAAATAGGACAAGAAAAAGTAATGGGAACCTATTTTTATGAAAGAGACCATACGCATACCTCGGCAAAAGGAGCTGTTTTATCAGCTACAGTAATTGCAGGTGAACTCAAAAAAAACAATTCATTGAGCAAATATGTTTTAGCAGATCCGAAAATTAAACTTCCAAAAAAGAAAAAAATCTTTTTGATTGGCGATTCTACGATGGCAAACAATGGCAACAATGAAAATGCCGTAGGCTGGGGAGTTGCTTTCCCAAAATATGTAGATACAATGCGTGTCGATGTAATCAATAAAGCAAGAGGCGGACGAAGCAGCCGTACCTATGAATTTGAGGGTTTATGGAAGGAAGTCCGAGAACAATTGCAACCTGGTAATTTTGTAATTATCCAGTTTGGACATAATGATGCAGGTGCTGTTGACAAAGATAAATTCAGAGGTTCTCTAAAAGGAAACGGTACAGAAACACAAATTGTAAACCGTGCCGACAGTATTAAAGAAACAGTTCGCTCTTTTGGCTCTTATATTGAAACTTATATCAAAGAAGCCAAAGAAAAAGGAGCAATCCCAATTGTGATGAGCCAGACCGTACGAAACGAATGGCCGAACGGAAAACCTGAACTTAGAGATGAGAGTTACAACCTTTGGTCTAAAACAGCTGCCGAAAATCAAGGCGCTGATTTTATTGATCTAAATGTGATTATCGCCAAAAAATATGAAGAATTAGGTAAAGAAAAAGTAAGTGCTTTTTTCCCTAAAGACCATACACATACTGGTCCTGAAGGAGCCGATTTTAATGCACTGACCGCAGCTGAAAGCATTAAAAACTTAAAAAAATGTGCTTTGAGGGATTATATTGAGATTCCGAAAAAGAAGGAATAA
- a CDS encoding SGNH/GDSL hydrolase family protein, with translation MLIRKITFAAVLLLSLNGFSQLQIKPSDKSITYMGRVKLAQDSACFYWPGTSAAINFKGSRISASLKSRNEVGYFYAIIDNDAEHAFKFKSDTMKTTVSLASGLSSGNHTLQLYKLSNNTSENIFYGFQIDGKSKINTPNKPLKRKIEFYGNSITAGHGVDVEKGGQDSGKPETFNNYYTYAALTARHYNAQYSCIARSGIGIMVSWFPEIMPEIYDRLNPMDPNSKWDFTQYTPDVVVVNLFQNDSWIVNMPKNEQFISRFGTSKPTDEFTILAYQNFISSIRIKYPNAHIICALGNMDATKAGSKWPNYIKQAVERINDSKIYSLIFPYKNTGAHPNKQEQQMMADDLIGFIDKNIKW, from the coding sequence ATGCTGATAAGAAAAATTACGTTTGCGGCTGTTTTATTGCTGAGCTTAAATGGATTTAGCCAGTTACAAATTAAACCAAGTGACAAAAGCATCACTTATATGGGACGTGTAAAGTTAGCACAAGATTCAGCCTGTTTTTACTGGCCAGGAACTTCAGCAGCTATTAATTTTAAAGGATCAAGGATTTCCGCCAGTTTAAAGTCACGTAATGAAGTCGGTTATTTTTATGCCATTATTGATAATGATGCCGAGCACGCATTTAAGTTTAAATCAGATACTATGAAAACAACAGTATCTCTGGCAAGCGGACTTTCTTCTGGAAATCATACTTTGCAGCTTTATAAACTTTCAAACAATACCTCCGAAAATATTTTTTATGGATTTCAAATTGATGGTAAGTCTAAAATCAATACTCCCAATAAACCTCTAAAAAGAAAAATCGAATTTTACGGCAACTCCATTACAGCTGGGCATGGCGTGGATGTTGAAAAAGGAGGTCAGGATTCTGGAAAACCAGAAACTTTCAATAATTATTACACTTATGCAGCTTTGACAGCTCGCCATTATAACGCACAATATTCCTGTATTGCTCGCAGCGGTATTGGCATTATGGTTAGCTGGTTTCCAGAAATTATGCCCGAAATATATGATAGGCTAAACCCTATGGATCCGAATAGTAAATGGGATTTCACTCAATACACTCCCGATGTGGTTGTGGTCAATCTCTTTCAGAATGATTCATGGATTGTCAACATGCCTAAAAATGAACAATTTATTTCTAGGTTTGGCACTTCCAAACCAACGGATGAGTTTACCATTTTGGCGTATCAAAATTTTATTAGTTCAATCAGAATCAAATATCCAAATGCTCACATCATTTGTGCCTTGGGAAATATGGATGCCACAAAAGCGGGCTCCAAATGGCCTAACTATATTAAGCAAGCTGTTGAAAGAATAAATGATAGTAAAATTTATAGTTTGATTTTTCCTTATAAAAATACAGGAGCCCACCCAAATAAACAAGAACAGCAAATGATGGCAGATGATTTAATTGGATTTATAGATAAAAATATTAAATGGTAA
- a CDS encoding glycosyl hydrolase 115 family protein produces the protein MFKRHLFLIAVISFLTDTAFGQNDKSIDFSIVKANETAAIFIDPKADKLVVWAVNELVSDVEEITGKKLSIVTADKISQNGIYIGQASSSLFQSKNIQKELAGQWEKFYIKKENQNLIIAGSDVRGTVYAIFETAERLGVSPWKWWADVNPIARKELVLQLPSKGITEKPSVQYRGIFLNDEDWGLQPWAAKTFEPETGDIGPKTNEKIFQLLLRLKANTIWPAMHPCTKGFFTINGNKEMAEKYHMIIGSSHAEPMLRNNVDEWKKDFGDYNYFTNSNQVNKYWQDRLDEIKAANNEVVMTLGMRGVHDSKMEGAKNTEESKIMVDKIIGVQREMLSNTFKKPLNEIPQVFVPYKEVLELYDNGLKVPDDVTLVWPDDNYGYIRRLSDENEQKRSGGGGVYYHLSYWGRPHDYLWLSTAQPGLIWSEMSKAYQNGAKKMWIVNVGDIKPGEYNMEFFMDLAWNINSIPFDGINKNLEKWISREFTPTIASELSPVIAEYYRLAFIRKPEYMGWSQTEPTTQIKPSNFTKEEIEERIKAYEDLVKKADDLSSLIPDERKDAWFQLVVYPVKAAANMNFKFLYWNLEATANDEVQKQKYHKQASEAYEKIKELTAFYNTKMSGGKWNQMMSMHPRNLPVFDSVAKNTKTYEANKTNSAIVIQANQFTASKSIENYKWQSINGLGFSNNAMTLFPLNHHYFKKDKPAVSYEFEVSEMGDYEAEVHFLPTHSNNFDQEAVIRINGKESKPFLINTKDRDTIWKENVLRNSAVVKVPFSVTAAKKQNITVLVNQTEIVLDYISIKRKL, from the coding sequence ATGTTCAAAAGACACCTTTTTTTAATTGCAGTAATTAGTTTTTTAACAGATACAGCCTTTGGCCAAAATGATAAGTCAATTGATTTTTCTATTGTAAAAGCCAATGAAACCGCTGCAATATTTATTGATCCAAAAGCAGACAAATTAGTGGTCTGGGCAGTCAATGAACTGGTTTCGGACGTGGAAGAAATTACGGGAAAGAAATTAAGTATTGTTACTGCAGACAAAATTTCTCAAAACGGAATATACATTGGTCAGGCTTCAAGTTCTTTATTTCAGTCTAAAAATATTCAAAAAGAATTAGCCGGTCAATGGGAGAAATTTTATATAAAAAAAGAAAATCAGAACCTGATAATTGCAGGAAGTGACGTCAGAGGAACTGTTTATGCCATTTTTGAAACAGCAGAACGACTGGGAGTTTCGCCTTGGAAATGGTGGGCTGATGTTAATCCAATTGCCAGAAAAGAACTGGTGCTTCAATTGCCTTCAAAAGGAATAACCGAAAAGCCGTCAGTGCAGTACAGAGGAATTTTCCTGAATGATGAAGACTGGGGATTACAGCCTTGGGCTGCGAAAACTTTTGAACCCGAAACTGGAGATATAGGACCAAAAACGAATGAGAAAATATTTCAGCTGCTTTTGAGATTAAAAGCTAATACGATCTGGCCTGCGATGCATCCGTGTACCAAAGGTTTTTTTACCATTAACGGAAATAAGGAAATGGCGGAAAAGTATCATATGATAATCGGTTCTTCTCATGCCGAACCCATGCTTCGAAATAATGTCGATGAATGGAAAAAAGACTTTGGAGATTATAATTACTTTACAAACAGTAATCAAGTAAATAAATATTGGCAGGACCGTTTAGACGAAATAAAAGCAGCTAATAATGAAGTGGTCATGACACTAGGGATGAGAGGCGTTCACGACAGTAAAATGGAAGGCGCCAAAAATACGGAAGAGTCGAAGATAATGGTGGATAAGATAATTGGCGTACAGCGCGAAATGCTTTCAAATACATTCAAAAAGCCATTAAATGAAATTCCGCAGGTTTTTGTTCCGTATAAAGAAGTGCTGGAATTGTATGATAACGGACTCAAAGTGCCCGATGATGTTACTCTTGTGTGGCCCGATGATAATTATGGCTACATACGCCGTTTAAGTGATGAAAATGAACAAAAAAGAAGCGGCGGAGGCGGTGTTTATTATCATCTTAGTTATTGGGGGCGTCCTCATGATTACCTCTGGTTAAGTACTGCACAGCCTGGATTAATTTGGAGCGAAATGTCAAAAGCATACCAAAACGGGGCTAAAAAAATGTGGATTGTAAATGTGGGAGATATCAAGCCAGGCGAATATAATATGGAGTTTTTCATGGATTTAGCATGGAATATCAACAGTATTCCGTTTGATGGGATTAATAAAAATCTGGAAAAATGGATTTCAAGAGAATTTACGCCAACAATTGCCAGCGAATTGAGTCCTGTAATTGCAGAATACTACCGTTTGGCTTTCATCAGAAAACCGGAGTATATGGGCTGGAGCCAGACCGAACCTACAACTCAGATTAAGCCTTCTAACTTTACAAAAGAAGAAATAGAGGAAAGAATCAAAGCTTATGAGGATTTGGTAAAAAAAGCAGATGATTTATCTTCTTTAATACCTGATGAACGAAAAGATGCCTGGTTTCAATTGGTTGTGTATCCTGTAAAAGCGGCAGCCAACATGAATTTTAAATTTCTGTATTGGAATTTGGAAGCGACAGCCAATGATGAGGTTCAAAAACAAAAATACCATAAACAGGCATCCGAAGCTTATGAGAAAATAAAAGAGCTTACAGCATTTTATAATACAAAAATGAGCGGCGGAAAATGGAATCAGATGATGTCAATGCATCCTCGAAATCTTCCTGTTTTTGATTCGGTAGCAAAAAACACAAAGACTTATGAAGCCAATAAAACAAACAGCGCTATTGTAATTCAGGCAAACCAATTTACAGCTTCAAAAAGCATTGAAAATTATAAATGGCAGTCAATTAATGGTCTTGGTTTTAGTAATAATGCTATGACACTTTTTCCTTTAAACCATCATTATTTTAAGAAAGATAAACCCGCTGTTTCGTACGAATTTGAAGTTTCAGAGATGGGAGATTATGAGGCCGAAGTACATTTTTTACCAACTCATTCGAATAACTTTGATCAGGAAGCTGTAATCAGAATAAATGGAAAGGAATCGAAACCATTTTTAATTAATACCAAAGACCGCGATACTATCTGGAAAGAAAATGTATTACGAAACAGTGCAGTTGTAAAAGTTCCATTTTCGGTTACTGCTGCTAAAAAACAAAATATAACCGTTTTGGTAAATCAGACAGAAATTGTTTTGGACTATATTTCGATAAAAAGAAAATTATAG
- a CDS encoding GDSL-type esterase/lipase family protein has product MKKYLILVLSIALAACSSNSKVGKTQASDTILTIPDSLYPSADLSIPTHNEWTSKNYPKMIKSFKANPLQLHDIVFAGNSITSQGRNWGERLNNKAIKNRGIAGDVTDGLIARLGEINYIKPTAVFIEIGINDLLNDTLSPERTAKNIIQITKIIHQQNPKTKIFVQTIFPTNKVNQAARIKLTNDIIRKHKRKGVFTLIETHILFAGKDDLMQKELSTDGIHLNEKGYQIWVDCLKKYFE; this is encoded by the coding sequence ATGAAAAAATATTTAATTCTTGTACTTTCAATTGCTTTAGCTGCCTGCTCCTCCAATTCAAAAGTTGGAAAAACACAAGCATCCGATACAATTCTGACAATACCCGACAGTCTGTATCCTTCGGCTGACTTATCTATTCCAACACATAACGAATGGACCAGCAAGAATTATCCCAAAATGATTAAAAGTTTCAAAGCAAATCCTCTGCAGTTACATGACATTGTTTTTGCAGGCAACAGCATTACTTCGCAAGGAAGAAACTGGGGAGAACGTTTGAATAATAAAGCCATTAAAAACAGAGGAATAGCTGGTGATGTTACTGATGGCCTAATAGCACGACTGGGTGAAATAAATTACATAAAACCAACTGCGGTATTTATTGAAATAGGTATTAACGATTTATTAAACGATACATTATCACCTGAGCGCACCGCGAAGAATATCATTCAAATCACAAAAATAATTCATCAGCAGAATCCAAAAACCAAGATATTTGTACAAACAATTTTTCCAACCAATAAAGTCAATCAGGCAGCACGTATAAAGCTGACGAATGATATTATTAGAAAACATAAGAGAAAGGGCGTATTTACATTAATAGAAACACATATTCTGTTTGCCGGCAAAGATGATTTAATGCAAAAAGAACTAAGTACTGACGGCATACATCTAAATGAAAAAGGATATCAAATCTGGGTCGATTGCCTAAAAAAATATTTCGAATAA
- a CDS encoding sulfatase family protein — translation MMNSKKVFIYTALVFLSNQVIYAQQKKVPKEQKPNVIVIIADDAGWNDVGYNGSEIKTPNIDNLAKNGVQLNRFYVSPTCSPTRAALLTGRPASRMGILAPISDKSELKLPDSIPTLPQLLKKNGYETALIGKWHLGLQLNSSPKAYGFDYSYGFLHGQIDQYTHRYKNGDQSWYRNGEFIDEKGHTTDLVTQESIKWLSEIRNKKENFYLQVAYSAPHFPLQEEEKWKIPYNKTAKDSSRRDYDAAMAHLDHSIGILLDNLKKQKLDENTLIIFMSDNGAMENWDSRKEYGGIHRSNTTLGDNTPLRDWKTSNYEGAVRVPCVLYWKGRLKNYKNSDYISVIDFLPTILGLAGAEKLPKTVEGQNIWNEVSANKEIKKRPIYIRGHKQACLIQKPWKLIQNLPSKKGMPDYELFNIEKDPEEKNNVLPLNQEIFGKMKQELDVQIKKDPKIAETNKSE, via the coding sequence ATGATGAATTCTAAAAAAGTATTTATTTATACAGCTCTAGTGTTTTTAAGCAATCAGGTGATATACGCCCAGCAGAAAAAAGTACCCAAAGAGCAAAAGCCTAATGTCATTGTGATTATAGCTGATGATGCCGGCTGGAATGATGTTGGCTATAATGGTTCTGAAATAAAAACGCCTAATATTGATAATCTGGCAAAAAATGGTGTGCAGCTTAACCGTTTTTATGTCAGCCCTACCTGCTCACCTACAAGAGCGGCTCTTCTCACTGGAAGACCTGCCAGCCGCATGGGAATTTTAGCTCCGATAAGTGATAAAAGTGAATTGAAATTACCTGATTCAATTCCAACTCTGCCTCAATTATTGAAAAAAAACGGATATGAAACCGCGCTTATCGGCAAATGGCATTTAGGACTGCAGTTAAACAGCAGCCCAAAAGCATACGGATTTGATTATTCCTATGGTTTTTTGCACGGACAGATTGATCAATACACTCACCGCTACAAAAATGGCGATCAGAGCTGGTATAGAAATGGAGAATTTATTGATGAAAAAGGGCATACTACCGATTTAGTTACTCAGGAATCGATTAAATGGCTTTCGGAAATCCGCAATAAAAAGGAGAATTTTTACCTGCAGGTAGCATACAGTGCACCTCATTTTCCTTTGCAGGAAGAAGAGAAATGGAAGATACCTTATAATAAAACAGCTAAAGACAGTTCCCGCAGGGATTATGATGCGGCAATGGCGCATTTGGATCACAGCATCGGCATCTTGCTTGATAATTTGAAAAAGCAAAAGTTAGACGAGAATACCCTTATCATTTTTATGAGTGATAACGGTGCTATGGAAAACTGGGATTCCAGAAAAGAATATGGAGGAATACACAGATCAAATACAACTTTGGGAGATAATACGCCACTGCGTGATTGGAAAACTTCAAATTATGAAGGAGCAGTTAGAGTGCCTTGTGTGCTGTATTGGAAAGGCCGTTTAAAAAATTATAAAAACTCAGATTATATTTCAGTGATTGATTTTCTGCCTACGATTTTAGGATTAGCCGGTGCTGAAAAATTGCCAAAAACCGTAGAAGGACAGAATATATGGAATGAAGTTTCGGCAAATAAAGAAATTAAAAAACGGCCGATTTATATCCGTGGTCATAAACAGGCCTGTTTAATTCAAAAACCATGGAAACTGATTCAAAATCTGCCTTCCAAAAAAGGGATGCCAGATTATGAATTGTTCAATATAGAAAAGGATCCAGAAGAAAAGAATAATGTTCTGCCTCTGAATCAAGAGATCTTCGGGAAAATGAAGCAGGAACTGGATGTTCAAATAAAGAAAGATCCAAAAATAGCAGAGACGAATAAATCAGAATAA